A single window of Pseudomonas benzenivorans DNA harbors:
- a CDS encoding efflux RND transporter permease subunit yields MDFNLSAWALRNRQIVLYVMLLLAVVGALSYTKLGQSEDPPFTFKAMVVSTNWPGATAEEVSRQVTERIEKKLMETGEYDKIVSFSRPGVSQVTFVARDSMHSADIPELWYQVRKKVGDIRHTLPQGIQGPFFNDEFGTTFGNIYALTGAGFDYAVLKDYADRIQLQLQRVKDVGKVDLLGLQDEKIWIELSNTKLATLGLPLGVVQQALDEQNAVASAGFFETASDRVQLRVTGRFESVEQIRDFPIRVAERTFRIGDVAEVKRGFNDPPAPRMRFMGEDAIGLAVSMKSGGDILVLGEALEGEFARLQETLPAGMQLRKVSDQPAAVKTGVGEFVQVLTEALIIVLLVSFFSLGLRTGLVVALSIPLVLAMTFAAMYYLDIGLHKISLGALVLALGLLVDDAIIAVEMMAIKMEQGYDRLKAASYAWSSTAFPMLTGTLITAAGFLPIATAQSGTGEYTRSIFQVVTIALVVSWIAAVVFVPYLGAKLLPDLAKLHAAKHGGSAQGYDPYDTPFYQRVRRVVDWCVRRRKTVIVLTLVLFVASIALFRFVPQQFFPASGRLELMVDLKLGEGASLSSTEAQVKRLEELLRGHEGIDNYVAYVGTGSPRFYLPLDQQLPAASFAQFVVLAKSIEEREKLRSWLIDTLNQEFPTLRTRISRLENGPPVGYPVQFRVSGEHIDEVRALAREVSEKVRQNPHVVNVHLDWEEPSKVVRLNIDQERARALGVSSADLSRFLQSSLTGTPVSHYREGNELIEILLRGTPGERQQLGLLPSLAVPTDSGKRVPLAQIAVLEYGFEEGVIWHRNRLPTVTVRADIYGQQQPVSLVKQILPTLEPIRAALPDGYLLDVGGTVEDSARGQQSVNAGVPLFIVVVLTLLMLQLKSFSRSAMVFLTAPLGLIGVTLFLLIFRQPFGFVAMLGTIALSGMIMRNSVILVDQIEQDIAAGLDRWQAIIEATVRRFRPIVLTALAAVLAMIPLSRSVFFGPMAVAIMGGLIIATALTLLFLPALYAAWFRVKPTAR; encoded by the coding sequence ATGGATTTCAACCTGTCCGCCTGGGCGCTGCGCAATCGCCAGATCGTCCTTTACGTCATGCTGCTGCTGGCCGTGGTCGGGGCGCTGTCCTACACCAAGCTGGGACAGAGCGAAGACCCGCCCTTCACCTTCAAGGCCATGGTGGTCAGCACCAACTGGCCGGGGGCCACGGCCGAGGAGGTGTCGCGTCAGGTCACCGAGCGCATCGAGAAGAAGCTGATGGAGACCGGCGAGTACGACAAGATCGTCTCCTTCTCGCGCCCCGGCGTGTCCCAGGTCACCTTCGTCGCCCGCGATTCCATGCATTCGGCGGACATCCCCGAGCTCTGGTACCAGGTGCGCAAGAAGGTCGGCGACATTCGCCACACCCTGCCCCAGGGCATCCAGGGGCCCTTCTTCAACGACGAGTTCGGCACCACCTTCGGCAATATCTACGCGCTGACCGGCGCCGGCTTCGACTACGCCGTGCTCAAGGACTACGCCGACCGCATCCAGCTGCAGCTGCAGCGGGTCAAGGACGTCGGCAAGGTGGATCTGCTCGGCCTGCAGGACGAGAAGATCTGGATCGAGCTGTCCAACACCAAGCTGGCCACCCTCGGCCTGCCCCTGGGCGTGGTGCAGCAGGCGCTGGATGAACAGAACGCGGTGGCCTCGGCGGGTTTCTTCGAGACCGCCTCCGATCGCGTGCAGCTGCGGGTGACCGGGCGCTTCGAGTCGGTCGAGCAGATCCGCGACTTCCCCATTCGAGTGGCCGAGCGCACCTTCCGAATCGGCGATGTGGCCGAGGTCAAGCGCGGCTTCAACGATCCGCCGGCGCCGCGCATGCGCTTCATGGGCGAAGACGCCATCGGCCTGGCGGTGTCGATGAAGAGCGGCGGCGACATCCTGGTCCTGGGCGAGGCCCTGGAGGGCGAGTTCGCCCGCCTGCAGGAGACCCTGCCGGCCGGCATGCAGCTGCGCAAGGTGTCCGACCAGCCGGCGGCGGTGAAGACCGGCGTGGGCGAGTTCGTCCAGGTGCTTACCGAGGCGCTGATCATCGTCCTGCTGGTGAGCTTCTTCTCCCTGGGCCTGCGCACCGGCCTGGTGGTGGCGCTGTCGATCCCCCTGGTGCTGGCGATGACTTTCGCCGCCATGTATTACCTGGACATCGGCCTGCACAAGATTTCCCTCGGCGCCCTGGTGCTGGCGCTGGGCCTGCTGGTGGACGACGCGATCATCGCGGTGGAGATGATGGCGATCAAGATGGAGCAGGGCTACGACCGCCTCAAGGCGGCCAGTTACGCCTGGAGCAGCACCGCCTTTCCCATGCTCACCGGCACCCTGATCACCGCCGCCGGCTTCCTGCCGATCGCCACCGCGCAATCCGGCACCGGCGAGTACACCCGCTCGATCTTCCAGGTGGTGACCATCGCCCTGGTGGTGTCCTGGATCGCCGCGGTGGTCTTCGTGCCCTATCTGGGCGCCAAGCTTCTGCCGGACCTGGCCAAGCTGCACGCGGCCAAGCACGGCGGCAGCGCGCAGGGTTACGATCCCTACGACACGCCGTTCTACCAGCGCGTGCGGCGGGTGGTGGACTGGTGCGTGCGCCGGCGCAAGACGGTGATCGTGCTGACCCTGGTGCTGTTCGTCGCCTCCATCGCGCTGTTCCGTTTCGTGCCCCAGCAGTTCTTCCCGGCCTCCGGGCGTCTGGAGCTGATGGTCGACCTCAAGCTCGGCGAGGGCGCCTCGCTGAGCAGCACCGAGGCCCAGGTCAAGCGCCTGGAGGAGCTGCTGCGCGGGCATGAGGGCATCGACAACTACGTCGCCTACGTCGGCACCGGCTCGCCACGCTTCTACCTGCCGCTGGACCAGCAACTGCCGGCGGCCAGCTTCGCCCAGTTCGTGGTCCTGGCCAAGAGCATCGAGGAGCGGGAGAAGCTGCGCAGCTGGCTGATCGACACCCTGAACCAGGAGTTCCCGACCCTGCGCACGCGCATCTCGCGCCTGGAGAACGGCCCGCCGGTCGGCTATCCGGTGCAGTTCCGCGTGTCCGGCGAGCATATCGACGAGGTTCGCGCCCTGGCCCGTGAGGTATCCGAGAAGGTCCGCCAGAACCCCCATGTGGTCAACGTGCACCTGGACTGGGAAGAACCGAGCAAGGTGGTGCGTCTGAACATCGACCAGGAGCGTGCCCGCGCCCTGGGCGTGAGCAGCGCCGACCTGTCGCGCTTCCTGCAGAGTTCGCTGACCGGCACGCCGGTCAGCCACTACCGCGAAGGCAATGAGCTGATCGAGATCCTCCTGCGCGGCACCCCCGGCGAGCGCCAGCAACTGGGCCTGTTGCCGAGCCTGGCGGTGCCCACCGACAGCGGCAAGCGGGTGCCCCTGGCGCAGATCGCGGTGCTCGAGTACGGCTTCGAGGAGGGGGTGATCTGGCACCGCAACCGCCTGCCGACCGTCACCGTGCGCGCCGACATCTATGGCCAGCAGCAGCCGGTCAGCCTGGTCAAACAGATACTGCCGACCCTGGAACCGATCCGCGCCGCCCTGCCGGACGGCTACCTGCTGGACGTCGGCGGCACCGTGGAGGACTCGGCGCGCGGGCAGCAGTCGGTGAACGCCGGCGTGCCGCTGTTCATCGTGGTGGTGCTGACCCTGCTGATGCTGCAGCTCAAGAGCTTCTCGCGCTCGGCCATGGTGTTCCTCACCGCGCCGCTGGGGCTGATCGGCGTGACCCTGTTCCTGCTGATCTTCCGCCAGCCCTTCGGCTTCGTCGCCATGCTCGGCACCATCGCCCTGTCCGGGATGATCATGCGCAACTCGGTGATCCTGGTCGATCAGATCGAGCAGGACATCGCCGCCGGCCTGGACCGCTGGCAGGCCATCATCGAAGCCACGGTGCGGCGCTTCCGCCCCATAGTGCTGACCGCCCTGGCCGCGGTGCTGGCGATGATCCCGCTGTCGCGCAGCGTGTTCTTCGGGCCGATGGCGGTGGCCATCATGGGCGGCCTGATCATCGCCACGGCGCTCACCCTGTTGTTCCTGCCGGCGCTCTACGCCGCCTGGTTCAGGGTCAAGCCCACGGCCCGCTGA
- a CDS encoding TetR/AcrR family transcriptional regulator produces MSKQLLPPSGPGRPKDLTKRQAILDAAKNLFLRNGYDGSSMDAIAAEAGVSKLTVYSHFTDKETLFSEAVKAKCQEQLPELLFELKDDAPVERVLLDIARGFHSLINSRESIELHRVMVCMGTQDPKLSRVFYEAGPQRVLQEMEHLLRQADRAGKLRIDDPHEAADQFFCLVKGGANFRLLIGCGEPQHGAVAEQHVANVVKLFMRAYRPD; encoded by the coding sequence ATGTCCAAGCAATTGTTACCACCCAGCGGCCCCGGCCGACCGAAAGACCTCACCAAGCGCCAGGCCATCCTGGATGCGGCGAAGAACCTGTTCCTCCGTAACGGCTACGACGGCAGCAGCATGGACGCCATAGCGGCCGAAGCCGGGGTGTCCAAGCTGACGGTCTACAGCCACTTCACCGACAAGGAGACGCTGTTTTCCGAGGCGGTAAAGGCCAAGTGCCAGGAACAGCTGCCCGAGCTGCTGTTCGAGCTGAAGGACGATGCCCCAGTCGAGCGGGTGCTGCTGGATATCGCCCGCGGCTTCCACAGCCTGATCAACAGCCGCGAGTCGATCGAGCTGCACCGGGTGATGGTCTGCATGGGCACTCAGGACCCCAAGCTGTCGCGGGTCTTCTACGAGGCCGGGCCACAGCGCGTGCTGCAGGAGATGGAGCATCTGCTGCGCCAGGCCGACCGGGCCGGCAAGCTGCGCATCGACGACCCGCATGAGGCGGCCGACCAGTTCTTCTGCCTGGTCAAGGGCGGCGCCAACTTCCGCCTGCTGATCGGCTGTGGCGAGCCGCAACACGGCGCGGTCGCCGAGCAGCATGTGGCCAACGTGGTGAAACTGTTCATGCGGGCCTACCGGCCCGACTGA
- a CDS encoding class I SAM-dependent methyltransferase, with translation MTDPQPSASIRMDALAAHLTEAAAAWAARLGLPQDGEAQFALQLGEAGLQLVELGPQAPGPVRVDFVEGAMAHRRQFGGGSGQMIAKAVGVQPGVRPRVLDATAGLGRDAFVLASLGCEMTLIERQPLIAALLEDGLARAAGDAEVGAIVARMRLLAGNAIELMGAWAEEAPQVIYLDPMFPHRDKSALVKKEMRLFRPFVGDDLDAPALLAAALGLASHRVVVKRPRKAPVIDGPKPGYALEGKSSRYDIYPKKSLGKA, from the coding sequence ATGACTGATCCACAGCCCAGCGCCAGCATTCGCATGGACGCCCTGGCCGCCCACCTGACCGAGGCCGCCGCCGCCTGGGCCGCGCGCCTCGGCTTGCCGCAGGACGGCGAGGCGCAGTTCGCCCTGCAACTGGGGGAAGCGGGGCTGCAGCTGGTCGAACTGGGGCCCCAGGCGCCGGGGCCGGTGCGGGTGGACTTCGTCGAAGGGGCGATGGCCCATCGCCGGCAGTTCGGCGGCGGCAGCGGACAGATGATCGCCAAGGCCGTCGGGGTGCAACCGGGCGTGCGCCCGCGGGTGCTCGATGCCACCGCGGGCCTGGGGCGCGATGCGTTCGTCCTGGCCAGCCTGGGCTGCGAAATGACCCTGATCGAGCGCCAGCCGTTGATCGCCGCGCTGCTCGAGGATGGCCTGGCGCGCGCCGCCGGCGATGCCGAGGTGGGGGCGATCGTCGCCCGCATGCGCCTGCTGGCCGGCAATGCCATCGAGCTGATGGGGGCCTGGGCGGAAGAGGCGCCCCAGGTGATCTACCTCGACCCGATGTTTCCCCACCGCGACAAGAGCGCGCTGGTGAAGAAGGAAATGCGCCTGTTCCGCCCCTTCGTCGGCGACGACCTGGATGCGCCGGCGTTGCTCGCCGCGGCCCTCGGGCTGGCCAGCCACCGGGTGGTGGTCAAGCGCCCGCGCAAGGCGCCGGTCATCGACGGGCCCAAGCCCGGTTACGCCCTGGAGGGCAAGTCGAGCCGCTACGACATCTACCCGAAGAAGTCCCTGGGCAAGGCCTGA
- a CDS encoding GlxA family transcriptional regulator: protein MRSSFESVLKNKNLAHLDKMVSAGPSLPPRRVAFVLQEHFSMMAFTGAVDALVTANLMSSSPLFEVLVVGGTEALVVSDLGIAISAGCRLAELEEKKLDVLVVCGGFRVRLQGEPLLRSKLRSAEAAGAILGGLWNGAYFLAEAGLLNGYECAFHPDGRAMMAELFPRVKLSSHAHVVDRERISCAGANSSLGMMLEVVRCSGGEQLVSAVEEVLSCDKMREVMDVSVVSVDYDPTLPQTLKLALELMHNNIDEPLVVDEIAECVGISRRHLERLFCRHVNATPSRYYLELRLTRARQLLQQTNKSMAEIAVASGFVSISHFRRCFREFFDVAPGRFRATTQQGR, encoded by the coding sequence ATGAGATCGTCCTTCGAGAGCGTGCTGAAAAACAAGAACCTGGCTCACCTCGACAAGATGGTGAGCGCGGGGCCCTCGCTGCCGCCGCGGCGGGTCGCCTTCGTGTTGCAGGAACACTTCTCGATGATGGCCTTCACCGGTGCGGTGGATGCCCTGGTCACCGCCAACCTGATGAGCTCGTCACCGCTGTTCGAGGTGCTGGTGGTCGGGGGCACTGAGGCGCTGGTGGTCAGCGATCTGGGCATCGCCATCTCGGCCGGCTGCCGCCTGGCCGAGCTGGAGGAAAAGAAGCTGGATGTCCTGGTGGTGTGCGGCGGATTCCGCGTGCGCCTGCAGGGCGAGCCGCTGTTGCGCAGCAAGCTGCGCTCGGCGGAGGCGGCCGGCGCCATCCTCGGCGGCCTGTGGAACGGCGCCTATTTTCTCGCCGAGGCCGGCCTGCTGAACGGCTACGAGTGCGCCTTCCACCCCGATGGCCGGGCTATGATGGCCGAGCTGTTCCCGCGGGTGAAGTTGTCCAGCCATGCCCACGTGGTCGATCGCGAGCGCATCAGCTGCGCCGGCGCCAACAGCTCCCTGGGGATGATGCTCGAGGTGGTGCGCTGCAGCGGCGGCGAGCAGTTGGTCAGTGCCGTGGAGGAGGTGCTCAGCTGCGACAAGATGCGTGAGGTGATGGATGTATCGGTGGTATCGGTGGACTACGACCCGACTCTGCCCCAGACCCTGAAGCTGGCGCTGGAGCTGATGCACAACAATATCGACGAGCCGTTGGTGGTGGATGAGATCGCCGAGTGCGTGGGCATCTCCCGGCGTCATCTGGAGCGTCTGTTCTGTCGCCACGTCAACGCCACCCCCTCGCGCTATTACCTGGAGCTGCGCCTGACCCGCGCGCGCCAGCTGCTGCAGCAGACCAACAAGTCCATGGCGGAGATCGCCGTGGCCAGTGGCTTCGTCAGCATTTCCCACTTCCGTCGCTGTTTCCGCGAGTTCTTCGACGTCGCCCCGGGACGCTTTCGCGCGACCACGCAGCAGGGCCGTTGA
- the nhaC gene encoding Na+/H+ antiporter NhaC, with product MNRNDNNRPSLILALIPIVLTLGVLGIQLFYYGDFTPHVPLAIGLAITALIGWFQGYRWKDIEEGSLHVVSIGLQSIGILIVVGMIIGTWIASGTVPLMIYGGLKLLSPELFLAVAMLMCAVVSVSLGTSWGTVGTVGLALMGIGAGFDVPMYWTAGAVVSGAFFGDKISPLSDTTNLAPAVTGVNLFDHIRNMLPTTVPAMLIALVIYLLAGFHLIGGQDVDASKIDQITNGIAQNFELSWVLLLPAVLVIGLALKKMPALPSLFAGAVTGGILAMVYQGASLHEVFSFMQSGYSIDTGIKAIDSLLNRGGIQSMAWVITLVMIALALGGALERTRCLEVIVEAVLKRTRSFGSMQASAIGTSVATNLVAGDPYLSIALPGRMYAPAYRGKGYSTLNLSRAVEEGGTLISPLVPWNAGGAIVIASLGLTVGEGNFENLLYIPLAFACWLSPLIGIAYAYLGWFSPRASAQERASWQELGEAVQVVEPAEPGFRTVAAAD from the coding sequence GTGAACCGTAACGACAACAATCGACCGTCTCTCATCCTCGCCCTGATCCCCATCGTCCTGACGCTCGGGGTACTCGGCATCCAGCTCTTCTACTACGGCGACTTCACCCCCCACGTTCCCCTGGCCATCGGCCTGGCCATCACCGCGCTGATCGGCTGGTTCCAGGGCTACCGCTGGAAGGACATCGAAGAAGGCTCGCTGCACGTGGTGTCCATCGGCCTGCAGTCGATCGGCATCCTCATCGTGGTCGGCATGATCATCGGCACCTGGATCGCCAGCGGCACCGTACCGCTGATGATCTATGGCGGCCTCAAACTGCTCTCGCCCGAGCTGTTCCTTGCCGTCGCCATGCTGATGTGCGCGGTGGTGTCCGTTTCGCTCGGCACCTCATGGGGCACGGTGGGCACCGTCGGTCTGGCCTTGATGGGTATTGGCGCAGGTTTCGACGTGCCGATGTACTGGACCGCCGGCGCCGTGGTCTCCGGCGCCTTCTTCGGCGACAAGATCTCGCCGCTGTCGGACACCACCAACCTGGCTCCGGCCGTTACCGGCGTCAACCTGTTCGACCACATCCGCAACATGCTGCCCACCACCGTTCCGGCCATGCTCATCGCCCTGGTCATCTACCTGCTGGCGGGCTTCCACCTGATTGGCGGCCAGGACGTCGACGCCAGCAAGATCGACCAGATCACCAACGGCATCGCGCAGAACTTCGAGCTGAGTTGGGTGCTGCTGTTGCCCGCCGTGCTGGTCATCGGCCTGGCATTGAAGAAGATGCCGGCATTGCCCTCGCTGTTCGCCGGCGCAGTCACCGGCGGCATCCTCGCCATGGTCTACCAGGGCGCCAGCCTGCACGAGGTGTTCAGCTTCATGCAGAGCGGCTACAGCATCGACACCGGCATCAAGGCGATCGACAGCCTGCTCAACCGGGGCGGCATCCAGTCCATGGCCTGGGTCATCACCCTGGTGATGATCGCCCTGGCCCTGGGCGGCGCACTGGAGCGCACCCGCTGCCTGGAGGTGATTGTCGAGGCGGTGCTCAAGCGCACCCGCAGCTTCGGCAGCATGCAGGCCTCGGCCATCGGCACCTCGGTCGCCACCAATCTGGTCGCCGGCGACCCCTACCTGTCCATCGCCCTGCCCGGACGCATGTACGCCCCGGCCTATCGCGGCAAGGGCTATTCGACCCTCAACCTGTCCCGCGCGGTCGAGGAAGGCGGCACCCTGATCTCCCCGCTGGTGCCCTGGAACGCCGGCGGCGCCATCGTCATCGCCTCCCTGGGGCTGACCGTCGGCGAAGGCAACTTCGAGAACCTGCTGTACATTCCGCTGGCCTTCGCCTGCTGGCTGTCGCCACTGATCGGCATCGCCTACGCCTACCTGGGCTGGTTCTCGCCCAGGGCCAGCGCCCAGGAGCGCGCCAGTTGGCAGGAGCTGGGTGAAGCGGTGCAGGTCGTCGAGCCGGCCGAACCGGGTTTCCGCACCGTGGCGGCGGCCGACTGA
- a CDS encoding efflux RND transporter periplasmic adaptor subunit — protein MLRHVLSVTVPASLIALLAACGNGEPVAQSIRPALVVQPQPAGELMDSYPGEVRARLEPELAFRIGGKVTKRLVEVGDRVKKDQPLAELDPQDVRLQLEAMRAQVAAAEANLRLVRAERDRYQKLLARQLVSRSQFDNAENLYRSGQARLKQVKAEFDVASNQAGYAVLRASQDGIIARRMVEVGQVVAAGQSVFTLAANGEREVLISLPEQAFERFKVGQQVAVELWSQPDQRFSGRIREMSPSADPQSRTFAARVAFSEGEVPAELGQSARVFIAHNGEVPLAVPLSALSAEKGRPFVWVVTAPDSTLERRPVRIGAYGEKSVPILEGLSPSDWVVAAGVQVLREGQQVRPVDRENRLVELAAKE, from the coding sequence ATGTTGCGTCATGTCCTGTCCGTTACAGTGCCCGCCAGTTTAATCGCTCTGCTCGCCGCCTGCGGCAATGGCGAGCCGGTCGCGCAGTCCATCCGTCCGGCGCTGGTGGTCCAGCCCCAGCCGGCCGGCGAGCTGATGGACAGCTATCCGGGGGAGGTGCGCGCGCGCCTGGAACCGGAGCTGGCGTTCCGTATCGGCGGCAAGGTGACCAAGCGCCTGGTCGAAGTCGGCGATCGGGTGAAGAAGGACCAGCCGCTGGCCGAGCTCGATCCCCAGGACGTGCGCCTGCAGCTGGAGGCGATGCGCGCCCAGGTCGCCGCGGCCGAGGCCAATCTGCGCCTGGTCCGCGCCGAGCGTGACCGCTATCAGAAGCTGCTGGCGCGCCAGCTGGTCAGCCGCTCGCAGTTCGACAACGCGGAGAACCTCTACCGTTCCGGTCAGGCGCGGCTCAAGCAGGTCAAGGCCGAGTTCGATGTCGCCAGTAACCAGGCCGGATACGCCGTGCTGCGCGCTTCCCAGGACGGCATCATCGCCCGGCGCATGGTCGAGGTCGGCCAGGTGGTCGCGGCGGGGCAGAGCGTCTTCACCCTGGCCGCCAACGGCGAGCGCGAGGTGCTGATCAGCCTGCCCGAGCAGGCCTTCGAGCGCTTCAAGGTGGGGCAGCAGGTCGCGGTGGAGCTGTGGTCGCAACCGGATCAGCGTTTCTCCGGGCGCATCCGCGAGATGTCGCCGTCGGCCGATCCGCAGTCGCGCACCTTCGCCGCCCGGGTCGCCTTCAGCGAAGGCGAGGTGCCGGCCGAGCTGGGGCAGAGCGCCCGAGTCTTCATCGCCCACAACGGCGAGGTGCCGCTGGCGGTGCCGCTCTCGGCACTGAGCGCCGAGAAGGGCCGGCCCTTCGTCTGGGTGGTCACTGCGCCGGACTCCACCCTCGAGCGCCGGCCGGTACGGATCGGTGCCTACGGCGAGAAGAGCGTGCCGATCCTGGAAGGCCTGAGCCCGAGTGACTGGGTGGTGGCGGCCGGCGTGCAGGTGCTGCGCGAGGGGCAGCAGGTGCGTCCGGTGGACCGCGAGAACCGTCTGGTCGAGCTGGCGGCTAAGGAGTAG
- a CDS encoding ATP-binding protein, translated as MTQPPESRWRKLLTYRQEHPLGYRMMGYVLVSSLLFVVLSTAIQAVIEYRREMRVIEQRIELIRNVYLGSLAKSIWDVDQEQLRLQMRGILDFPDISALTLEDADSGESLLLHAGPKPAGRTAQHRFELLHQTSLGPRNLGQLVVHTDLGAVYARLGRSALTLFLGQTLTIFLVVLVVMLIFQRLVTRHLESMARYARSLGSGPRDAPLQLERQPAARSDELDAVAEALNDMRLAINQDIDRRERAHEQLLFSREQLRRRVEKRTRSLRQAKEAAEAASQARSQFLAGISHEIRTPISGILGMTQLLAHTRQTGQARGYLQALRQSGENLLAILDGVLDYAKLEEGGYVPEEQPFDLRQLLEEQILLAGAQAQNKGLRVSCRIESTLHPCYHGAAGCLRQVLSNLLSNALKFTDKGSIEVRVGAGERGGQHLRFEVCDTGMGIGTEQQRRIFERFTQADESITRRFGGTGLGLAICQKMVLAMGGEIGVHSVEGNGSTFWFEVALSPAEAPSQQSVADATPVQLASLSLLLVEDTPINQQVIRGLLEHAGHLVQLAADGEQALAVCRQQAFDAILMDMHLPGMSGIEVTHAIRTAGDSLNAATPVIALTASVGVADIRAYQAAGIDAVQAKPLQLEALQQLLARLCEQTPGAACPAPSVVQSGVDLQLLGMHRQVFGRARLATLFEQFEEQAAAVLAQLEQALQLDDLYEVGELAHKLAGSCQTLGLVAAAELAQALEDGSRQDEGAGCPALLAEFKRVLRRSLASAREACEG; from the coding sequence ATGACCCAGCCCCCTGAAAGCCGATGGCGCAAACTGCTCACCTATCGCCAGGAGCACCCGCTCGGCTACCGCATGATGGGCTACGTGCTGGTCAGCAGCCTGCTGTTCGTGGTCCTGTCCACCGCCATCCAGGCGGTCATCGAGTACCGCCGCGAGATGCGGGTGATCGAGCAGCGCATCGAGCTGATTCGTAACGTCTATCTGGGCAGTCTGGCCAAGAGCATCTGGGACGTCGACCAGGAGCAGTTGCGCCTGCAGATGCGCGGCATCCTCGACTTCCCCGACATCAGCGCGCTGACCCTGGAGGACGCCGACAGCGGTGAGAGCCTGCTCCTGCACGCGGGGCCGAAGCCCGCTGGGCGTACCGCGCAGCACCGATTCGAGCTGCTTCACCAGACGTCCCTGGGCCCGCGCAACCTGGGTCAGCTGGTGGTGCATACCGATCTGGGCGCCGTCTATGCCCGCCTCGGTCGCAGCGCCCTGACCCTGTTTCTCGGCCAGACCCTGACCATCTTCCTGGTGGTGCTGGTGGTCATGCTGATCTTCCAGCGCCTGGTCACCCGCCACCTGGAGAGCATGGCCCGCTATGCCCGCAGCCTGGGCAGCGGTCCGCGCGATGCGCCGCTGCAACTGGAACGTCAGCCAGCGGCGCGCAGCGACGAACTCGATGCGGTGGCCGAAGCGCTCAACGACATGCGCCTGGCGATCAACCAGGACATCGACCGCCGCGAACGGGCCCACGAGCAACTGCTGTTCAGTCGCGAGCAGTTGCGCCGCAGGGTCGAAAAACGCACCCGCAGCCTGCGCCAGGCCAAGGAGGCGGCGGAAGCCGCCAGCCAGGCGCGCTCGCAGTTTCTCGCCGGCATCAGCCACGAGATTCGCACACCCATCAGCGGCATCCTCGGCATGACCCAGCTGCTGGCCCACACCCGCCAGACCGGACAGGCTCGCGGCTACCTGCAGGCCCTGCGCCAGTCCGGCGAGAACCTGCTGGCGATCCTCGACGGGGTGCTCGACTACGCCAAGCTGGAGGAGGGCGGTTATGTGCCGGAAGAGCAGCCGTTCGATCTGCGGCAGTTGCTCGAGGAGCAGATCCTGCTGGCCGGGGCCCAGGCTCAGAACAAGGGATTGCGGGTCAGCTGCCGGATCGAGTCGACGCTGCATCCCTGCTACCACGGCGCCGCCGGTTGTCTGCGCCAGGTGCTGTCCAACCTGCTCAGCAATGCGCTGAAGTTCACCGATAAAGGCAGCATCGAGGTGCGGGTTGGCGCGGGCGAGCGCGGTGGCCAGCACCTGCGTTTCGAGGTGTGCGACACGGGCATGGGCATCGGCACCGAGCAACAGCGGCGGATCTTCGAGCGTTTCACCCAGGCCGACGAGAGCATCACCCGGCGCTTCGGCGGCACCGGCCTGGGTCTGGCCATCTGCCAGAAGATGGTCCTGGCCATGGGCGGGGAAATCGGTGTGCACAGCGTTGAGGGCAATGGCAGTACCTTCTGGTTCGAGGTGGCGCTGAGCCCCGCCGAGGCGCCGTCGCAGCAGTCAGTAGCCGACGCTACTCCCGTGCAGCTGGCCAGTCTGAGTCTGTTGCTGGTGGAGGACACACCGATCAATCAGCAGGTCATCCGCGGCCTGCTGGAGCACGCCGGGCATCTGGTCCAGCTGGCTGCGGACGGCGAGCAGGCCCTGGCGGTGTGCCGGCAGCAGGCCTTCGACGCGATCCTGATGGACATGCACCTGCCGGGGATGAGCGGTATCGAGGTGACCCACGCCATTCGCACCGCCGGCGACAGCCTCAACGCCGCCACCCCGGTGATCGCCCTGACGGCCAGCGTCGGCGTGGCGGACATCAGGGCCTACCAGGCCGCGGGCATCGATGCGGTGCAGGCCAAGCCGCTGCAGCTCGAGGCCTTGCAGCAACTGCTGGCGCGCCTGTGCGAGCAGACGCCGGGCGCGGCCTGCCCTGCACCATCGGTGGTGCAGTCGGGGGTCGATCTGCAGCTGCTGGGCATGCACCGTCAGGTGTTCGGCCGGGCTCGCCTGGCCACCCTGTTCGAGCAGTTCGAGGAGCAGGCCGCGGCTGTGCTGGCGCAGCTGGAGCAGGCCCTGCAGCTGGACGATCTGTACGAGGTCGGCGAGCTGGCGCACAAGTTGGCCGGCAGCTGCCAGACCCTCGGCCTGGTCGCGGCGGCCGAGCTGGCGCAGGCACTGGAAGACGGCAGTCGGCAGGACGAGGGTGCGGGCTGTCCGGCGCTGCTGGCCGAGTTCAAGCGCGTGCTGCGCCGTTCCCTGGCCAGCGCCCGCGAGGCCTGCGAGGGCTGA